The following proteins are encoded in a genomic region of Alosa alosa isolate M-15738 ecotype Scorff River chromosome 10, AALO_Geno_1.1, whole genome shotgun sequence:
- the nprl2 gene encoding GATOR complex protein NPRL2 isoform X2, translating to MGKKLIGCPVCIEHKKYSRNALLFNLGLVCDAQTKTCALEPIVKKLSGYLTTLELESGFISNEESKQKLLPIMSTLLEDLNADGSCTLPIDESNTIHLKLIELRKDPVIVQEYDVPVFTQNKDYFIKTQWDLTTQQILPYIDGYRHIQKISAEADVELNLVRIAVQNLLYYDVVTLVSIFQYSNVYCTTPDVQTLIDDKSLQEECLDYVCKAGQRASLRDVFLLYCGLTPGTTVRDLCSRYSLQLQRVDERKLIQFGLTKGLIRRLQKYPVKVIRDERSRPPRLYTGCHSYDEICCKTGMSYRELDERLENDPNIIICWK from the exons ATGGGGAAGAAGCTGATTGGTTGCCCTGTTTGTATTGAGCACAAGAAGTACAGTCGCAATGCTCTTCTCTTTAACCTGGGCTTGGTGTGTGATGCTCAGACAAAGACTTGTGCCCTGGAACCTATAGTGAAAAAGTTGTCAGGATACCTCACTACCCTGGAG CTTGAGAGTGGTTTCATATCTAATGAGGAGAGCAAGCAGAAACTGTTACCAATTATGTCCACGCTCCTGGAAGACCTCAATGCCGATGGCTCCTGCACTCTACCCATTG ATGAATCTAACACAATCCATCTTAAGCTAATTGAGCTGAGGAAGGATCCAGTCATTGTGCAGGAGTATGACGTGCCTGTATTTACCCAAAACAAAGATTATTTTATCAAGACCCAGTGGGATCTTACTACTCAGCAG ATCTTGCCTTACATTGATGGATACAGACACATCCAGAAGATCTCAGCAGAAGCTGATGTGGAGCTAAACCTGGTTCGGATAGCAGTACAGAACCTTCT GTATTATGACGTTGTCACCTTAGTGTCAATATTTCAG TATTCCAATGTGTACTGCACCACCCCTGACGTCCAGACACTTATTGATGACAAGTCTCTTCAAGAGGAATGCCTGGATTATGTCTGTAAAGCAG gacagCGGGCTAGTCTGAGGGATGTGTTTCTGTTGTATTGTGGTCTGACTCCTGGAACCACAGTTCGAGACCTTTGCTCACGCTATTCTCTGCAACTTCAAAGGGTCGATGAAAG GAAACTGATCCAATTTGGGTTGACCAAGGGTCTGATTCGCCGCCTGCAGAAGTACCCGGTGAAAGTCATTAGGGATGAGCGTAGTCGCCCTCCACGCCTCTACACTGGCTGCCATAGCTACGATGAGATCTGCTGCAAAACTG GAATGAGCTACAGGGAGCTGGATGAGCGATTGGAGAATGATCCAAACATAATAATTTGCTGGAAATGA
- the nprl2 gene encoding GATOR complex protein NPRL2 isoform X1, with the protein MGTKSRIECIFFSEFHPTLGPKITYQVPEEYISRELFDTVQVYIITKPELQNKLITVTAMGKKLIGCPVCIEHKKYSRNALLFNLGLVCDAQTKTCALEPIVKKLSGYLTTLELESGFISNEESKQKLLPIMSTLLEDLNADGSCTLPIDESNTIHLKLIELRKDPVIVQEYDVPVFTQNKDYFIKTQWDLTTQQILPYIDGYRHIQKISAEADVELNLVRIAVQNLLYYDVVTLVSIFQYSNVYCTTPDVQTLIDDKSLQEECLDYVCKAGQRASLRDVFLLYCGLTPGTTVRDLCSRYSLQLQRVDERKLIQFGLTKGLIRRLQKYPVKVIRDERSRPPRLYTGCHSYDEICCKTGMSYRELDERLENDPNIIICWK; encoded by the exons ATGGGTACAAAAAGTAGGATCGAGTGCATCTTCTTCAGTGAATTTCATCCTACTTTAGGACCGAAGATTACATACCAG GTCCCCGAGGAATACATTTCAAGAGAGCTTTTTGATACTGTTCAGGTTTATATCATAACTAAACCAGAACTGCAAAATAAGCTCATCACAGT CACGGCAATGGGGAAGAAGCTGATTGGTTGCCCTGTTTGTATTGAGCACAAGAAGTACAGTCGCAATGCTCTTCTCTTTAACCTGGGCTTGGTGTGTGATGCTCAGACAAAGACTTGTGCCCTGGAACCTATAGTGAAAAAGTTGTCAGGATACCTCACTACCCTGGAG CTTGAGAGTGGTTTCATATCTAATGAGGAGAGCAAGCAGAAACTGTTACCAATTATGTCCACGCTCCTGGAAGACCTCAATGCCGATGGCTCCTGCACTCTACCCATTG ATGAATCTAACACAATCCATCTTAAGCTAATTGAGCTGAGGAAGGATCCAGTCATTGTGCAGGAGTATGACGTGCCTGTATTTACCCAAAACAAAGATTATTTTATCAAGACCCAGTGGGATCTTACTACTCAGCAG ATCTTGCCTTACATTGATGGATACAGACACATCCAGAAGATCTCAGCAGAAGCTGATGTGGAGCTAAACCTGGTTCGGATAGCAGTACAGAACCTTCT GTATTATGACGTTGTCACCTTAGTGTCAATATTTCAG TATTCCAATGTGTACTGCACCACCCCTGACGTCCAGACACTTATTGATGACAAGTCTCTTCAAGAGGAATGCCTGGATTATGTCTGTAAAGCAG gacagCGGGCTAGTCTGAGGGATGTGTTTCTGTTGTATTGTGGTCTGACTCCTGGAACCACAGTTCGAGACCTTTGCTCACGCTATTCTCTGCAACTTCAAAGGGTCGATGAAAG GAAACTGATCCAATTTGGGTTGACCAAGGGTCTGATTCGCCGCCTGCAGAAGTACCCGGTGAAAGTCATTAGGGATGAGCGTAGTCGCCCTCCACGCCTCTACACTGGCTGCCATAGCTACGATGAGATCTGCTGCAAAACTG GAATGAGCTACAGGGAGCTGGATGAGCGATTGGAGAATGATCCAAACATAATAATTTGCTGGAAATGA